From Lemur catta isolate mLemCat1 chromosome 21, mLemCat1.pri, whole genome shotgun sequence, a single genomic window includes:
- the LRCOL1 gene encoding leucine-rich colipase-like protein 1 isoform X4: MGAAVSEPSPEPWGRSLPGAAGRGQSSVFIPGWVASAPSFSQDQGQSRTPGQRQPRALPTASPVCFDLREPISHEEGAARSGKGAGAAGCSEAKSAMAGWGRTLLLLLLPLPLPLPGSLEWKPTGLGHKPNRDKCQGHDECRSGCCTRISVDPQLFCTAKTIFLQCVRWRKPNGDYCWGHDDCRSRCCLRLNEVSPYRCIPRTGILAQCLPL; encoded by the exons ATGGGAGCTGCAGTCTCGGAGCCAAGTCCTGAGCCCTGGGGCCGGTCCCTGCCGGGAGCTGCAGGCCGTGGCCAGAGCTCGGTTTTTATACCTGGCTGGGTGGCGTCTGCACCTTCCTTCTCTCAGGACCAAG ggcAGTCAAGAACTCCAGGACAGAGACAGCCGCGGGCCCTGCCTACAGCCTCCCCTGTTTGCTTCGACCTGCGCGAACCCATTTCCCACG AGGAAGGAGCAGCAAGGAGCGGGAAGGGAGCCGGCGCCGCCGGGTGCTCAGAGGCCAAGAGTGCGATGGCCGGCTGGGGGCGGacgctgctgttgctgctgctgccgctgccgctgccACTGCCGGGGTCCTTGGAATGGAAGCCGACCGGCCTGGGCCACAAG CCTAACAGGGACAAGTGCCAGGGCCACGACGAGTGCCGGAGCGGCTGCTGCACCAGGATCAGCGTCGACCCGCAGCTGTTCTGCACGGCCAAGACCATATTCCTGCAGTGCGTGCGCTGGCGCAAG CCCAACGGCGACTACTGCTGGGGCCACGATGACTGCCGCAGCCGCTGCTGCCTCCGGCTGAACGAGGTCAGCCCCTACCGCTGCATCCCGCGCACGGGGATCCTGGCCCAGTGCCTGCCCCTG TGA
- the LRCOL1 gene encoding leucine-rich colipase-like protein 1 isoform X2, protein MGAAVSEPSPEPWGRSLPGAAGRGQSSVFIPGWVASAPSFSQDQGQSRTPGQRQPRALPTASPVCFDLREPISHEEGAARSGKGAGAAGCSEAKSAMAGWGRTLLLLLLPLPLPLPGSLEWKPTGLGHKPNRDKCQGHDECRSGCCTRISVDPQLFCTAKTIFLQCVRWRKVSPGRCVRWREVSPGRCVRWHEVSPRAGGREGRPPLHRAMLAGRKDAEAARGAAPVRVSPAQRRLLLGPR, encoded by the exons ATGGGAGCTGCAGTCTCGGAGCCAAGTCCTGAGCCCTGGGGCCGGTCCCTGCCGGGAGCTGCAGGCCGTGGCCAGAGCTCGGTTTTTATACCTGGCTGGGTGGCGTCTGCACCTTCCTTCTCTCAGGACCAAG ggcAGTCAAGAACTCCAGGACAGAGACAGCCGCGGGCCCTGCCTACAGCCTCCCCTGTTTGCTTCGACCTGCGCGAACCCATTTCCCACG AGGAAGGAGCAGCAAGGAGCGGGAAGGGAGCCGGCGCCGCCGGGTGCTCAGAGGCCAAGAGTGCGATGGCCGGCTGGGGGCGGacgctgctgttgctgctgctgccgctgccgctgccACTGCCGGGGTCCTTGGAATGGAAGCCGACCGGCCTGGGCCACAAG CCTAACAGGGACAAGTGCCAGGGCCACGACGAGTGCCGGAGCGGCTGCTGCACCAGGATCAGCGTCGACCCGCAGCTGTTCTGCACGGCCAAGACCATATTCCTGCAGTGCGTGCGCTGGCGCAAG GTGAGCCCCGGGCGGTGCGTGCGCTGGCGCGAGGTGAGCCCCGGGAGGTGCGTGCGCTGGCACGAGGTGAGCCCCCGGGCaggcggacgggaggggcggccACCTCTGCACCGGGCCATGCTTGCTGGGAGGAAGGACGCGGAGGCTGCCCGGGGGGCGGCTCCTGTCCGTGTCTCCCCAGCCCAACGGCGACTACTGCTGGGGCCACGATGA
- the LRCOL1 gene encoding leucine-rich colipase-like protein 1 isoform X1 — protein MGAAVSEPSPEPWGRSLPGAAGRGQSSVFIPGWVASAPSFSQDQGQSRTPGQRQPRALPTASPVCFDLREPISHEEGAARSGKGAGAAGCSEAKSAMAGWGRTLLLLLLPLPLPLPGSLEWKPTGLGHKPNRDKCQGHDECRSGCCTRISVDPQLFCTAKTIFLQCVRWRKVSPGRCVRWREVSPGRCVRWREVSPGRCVRWHEVSPRAGGREGRPPLHRAMLAGRKDAEAARGAAPVRVSPAQRRLLLGPR, from the exons ATGGGAGCTGCAGTCTCGGAGCCAAGTCCTGAGCCCTGGGGCCGGTCCCTGCCGGGAGCTGCAGGCCGTGGCCAGAGCTCGGTTTTTATACCTGGCTGGGTGGCGTCTGCACCTTCCTTCTCTCAGGACCAAG ggcAGTCAAGAACTCCAGGACAGAGACAGCCGCGGGCCCTGCCTACAGCCTCCCCTGTTTGCTTCGACCTGCGCGAACCCATTTCCCACG AGGAAGGAGCAGCAAGGAGCGGGAAGGGAGCCGGCGCCGCCGGGTGCTCAGAGGCCAAGAGTGCGATGGCCGGCTGGGGGCGGacgctgctgttgctgctgctgccgctgccgctgccACTGCCGGGGTCCTTGGAATGGAAGCCGACCGGCCTGGGCCACAAG CCTAACAGGGACAAGTGCCAGGGCCACGACGAGTGCCGGAGCGGCTGCTGCACCAGGATCAGCGTCGACCCGCAGCTGTTCTGCACGGCCAAGACCATATTCCTGCAGTGCGTGCGCTGGCGCAAG GTGAGCCCCGGGCGGTGCGTGCGCTGGCGCGAGGTGAGCCCCGGGCGGTGCGTGCGCTGGCGCGAGGTGAGCCCCGGGAGGTGCGTGCGCTGGCACGAGGTGAGCCCCCGGGCaggcggacgggaggggcggccACCTCTGCACCGGGCCATGCTTGCTGGGAGGAAGGACGCGGAGGCTGCCCGGGGGGCGGCTCCTGTCCGTGTCTCCCCAGCCCAACGGCGACTACTGCTGGGGCCACGATGA
- the LRCOL1 gene encoding leucine-rich colipase-like protein 1 isoform X3, which translates to MGAAVSEPSPEPWGRSLPGAAGRGQSSVFIPGWVASAPSFSQDQEEGAARSGKGAGAAGCSEAKSAMAGWGRTLLLLLLPLPLPLPGSLEWKPTGLGHKPNRDKCQGHDECRSGCCTRISVDPQLFCTAKTIFLQCVRWRKVSPGRCVRWREVSPGRCVRWREVSPGRCVRWHEVSPRAGGREGRPPLHRAMLAGRKDAEAARGAAPVRVSPAQRRLLLGPR; encoded by the exons ATGGGAGCTGCAGTCTCGGAGCCAAGTCCTGAGCCCTGGGGCCGGTCCCTGCCGGGAGCTGCAGGCCGTGGCCAGAGCTCGGTTTTTATACCTGGCTGGGTGGCGTCTGCACCTTCCTTCTCTCAGGACCAAG AGGAAGGAGCAGCAAGGAGCGGGAAGGGAGCCGGCGCCGCCGGGTGCTCAGAGGCCAAGAGTGCGATGGCCGGCTGGGGGCGGacgctgctgttgctgctgctgccgctgccgctgccACTGCCGGGGTCCTTGGAATGGAAGCCGACCGGCCTGGGCCACAAG CCTAACAGGGACAAGTGCCAGGGCCACGACGAGTGCCGGAGCGGCTGCTGCACCAGGATCAGCGTCGACCCGCAGCTGTTCTGCACGGCCAAGACCATATTCCTGCAGTGCGTGCGCTGGCGCAAG GTGAGCCCCGGGCGGTGCGTGCGCTGGCGCGAGGTGAGCCCCGGGCGGTGCGTGCGCTGGCGCGAGGTGAGCCCCGGGAGGTGCGTGCGCTGGCACGAGGTGAGCCCCCGGGCaggcggacgggaggggcggccACCTCTGCACCGGGCCATGCTTGCTGGGAGGAAGGACGCGGAGGCTGCCCGGGGGGCGGCTCCTGTCCGTGTCTCCCCAGCCCAACGGCGACTACTGCTGGGGCCACGATGA
- the P2RX2 gene encoding P2X purinoceptor 2 isoform X3: MATAQPKPLAGAAVARGCWSAFWDYETPKVIVVRNRRLGVLYRTVQLLILLYFVWYVFIVQKSYQDSETGPESSVITKVKGVTTSEHRVWDVEEYVKPPEGGSVFSIITRIEATPSQALGTCPESMRVPNAACYSDEDCVAGELDMLGHGLRTGRCIPYYQGTSKTCEVSGWCPVEDGASVSQFLGKMAPNFTILIKNSIHYPKFRFSKGNIADRKDGYLKHCSFDEALDPYCPIFKLGFVVEQAGENFTELAHKGGVIGVIINWDCDLDLAAAACNPKYSFRRLDPKHVPASSGYNFRFAKYYKTNGTTTRTLIKAYGIRIDVIVHGQAGKFSLIPTIINLATALTSIGVGSFLCDWILLTFMNKNKVYSHKKFDKTWAHWGHRQGP, translated from the exons ATGGCCACCGCGCAGCCCAAGCCCCTCGCGGGGGCGGCCGTGGCCCGGGGCTGCTGGTCCGCCTTCTGGGACTACGAGACGCCCAAGGTGATCGTGGTGAGGAACCGGCGCCTGGGCGTCCTGTACCGCACGGTGCAGCTGCTCATCTTGCTCTACTTCGTGTG GTACGTGTTCATCGTGCAGAAGAGCTACCAGGACAGCGAGACGGGCCCCGAGAGCTCCGTCATCACCAAGGTCAAGGGGGTCACCACGTCGGAGCACAGAGTGTGGGACGTGGAGGAATACGTGAAGCCCCCCGAG ggGGGCAGCGTGTTCAGCATCATCACCAGGATCGAGGCCACCCCTTCCCAGGCCCTGGGAACCTGCCCTGAG AGCATGAGGGTCCCCAACGCTGCCTGCTACTCGGATGAGGACTGCGTGGCTGGGGAACTGGACATGCTGGGGCACG GGCTGCGGACCGGGCGTTGCATACCCTACTACCAGGGGACCTCCAAGACCTGTGAGGTGTCGGGCTGGTGCCCCGTGGAGGACGGCGCCTCTGTCAG CCAATTTCTGGGTAAGATGGCCCCGAACTTCACCATCCTCATCAAGAACAGCATCCACTACCCCAAGTTCCGCTTCTCCAA GGGCAACATCGCAGACCGCAAGGACGGGTACCTGAAGCACTGCTCCTTCGACGAGGCCCTAGACCCCTACTGCCCCATCTTCAAGCTAGGCTTCGTGGTGGAGCAGGCTGGGGAGAACTTCACAGAGCTGGCACATAAG GGTGGTGTCATCGGTGTTATCATCAACTGGGACTGTGACTTGGACCTGGCTGCAGCCGCGTGCAACCCCAAGTACTCCTTCCGGAGGCTCGACCCCAAACACGTCCCCGCCTCGTCGGGCTACAACTTCAG GTTTGCCAAGTACTACAAGACAAATGGCACCACGACCCGCACGCTCATCAAAGCCTACGGCATCCGCATCGACGTCATCGTGCACGGGCAG GCCGGGAAGTTCAGCCTGATTCCCACCATCATTAATCTGGCCACAGCTCTGACCTCCATCGGGGTG GGCTCCTTCTTGTGTGACTGGATCTTGCTAACGTTCATGAACAAAAACAAGGTCTACAGCCATAAGAAATTCGACAAG ACCTGGGCCCACTGGGGCCACAGACAAGGCCCCTGA
- the P2RX2 gene encoding P2X purinoceptor 2 isoform X2 produces MATAQPKPLAGAAVARGCWSAFWDYETPKVIVVRNRRLGVLYRTVQLLILLYFVWYVFIVQKSYQDSETGPESSVITKVKGVTTSEHRVWDVEEYVKPPEGGSVFSIITRIEATPSQALGTCPESMRVPNAACYSDEDCVAGELDMLGHGLRTGRCIPYYQGTSKTCEVSGWCPVEDGASVSQFLGKMAPNFTILIKNSIHYPKFRFSKGNIADRKDGYLKHCSFDEALDPYCPIFKLGFVVEQAGENFTELAHKGGVIGVIINWDCDLDLAAAACNPKYSFRRLDPKHVPASSGYNFRFAKYYKTNGTTTRTLIKAYGIRIDVIVHGQAGKFSLIPTIINLATALTSIGVGSFLCDWILLTFMNKNKVYSHKKFDKPHPPRRAALGTRARGRPGSSVPAAVPHLCPT; encoded by the exons ATGGCCACCGCGCAGCCCAAGCCCCTCGCGGGGGCGGCCGTGGCCCGGGGCTGCTGGTCCGCCTTCTGGGACTACGAGACGCCCAAGGTGATCGTGGTGAGGAACCGGCGCCTGGGCGTCCTGTACCGCACGGTGCAGCTGCTCATCTTGCTCTACTTCGTGTG GTACGTGTTCATCGTGCAGAAGAGCTACCAGGACAGCGAGACGGGCCCCGAGAGCTCCGTCATCACCAAGGTCAAGGGGGTCACCACGTCGGAGCACAGAGTGTGGGACGTGGAGGAATACGTGAAGCCCCCCGAG ggGGGCAGCGTGTTCAGCATCATCACCAGGATCGAGGCCACCCCTTCCCAGGCCCTGGGAACCTGCCCTGAG AGCATGAGGGTCCCCAACGCTGCCTGCTACTCGGATGAGGACTGCGTGGCTGGGGAACTGGACATGCTGGGGCACG GGCTGCGGACCGGGCGTTGCATACCCTACTACCAGGGGACCTCCAAGACCTGTGAGGTGTCGGGCTGGTGCCCCGTGGAGGACGGCGCCTCTGTCAG CCAATTTCTGGGTAAGATGGCCCCGAACTTCACCATCCTCATCAAGAACAGCATCCACTACCCCAAGTTCCGCTTCTCCAA GGGCAACATCGCAGACCGCAAGGACGGGTACCTGAAGCACTGCTCCTTCGACGAGGCCCTAGACCCCTACTGCCCCATCTTCAAGCTAGGCTTCGTGGTGGAGCAGGCTGGGGAGAACTTCACAGAGCTGGCACATAAG GGTGGTGTCATCGGTGTTATCATCAACTGGGACTGTGACTTGGACCTGGCTGCAGCCGCGTGCAACCCCAAGTACTCCTTCCGGAGGCTCGACCCCAAACACGTCCCCGCCTCGTCGGGCTACAACTTCAG GTTTGCCAAGTACTACAAGACAAATGGCACCACGACCCGCACGCTCATCAAAGCCTACGGCATCCGCATCGACGTCATCGTGCACGGGCAG GCCGGGAAGTTCAGCCTGATTCCCACCATCATTAATCTGGCCACAGCTCTGACCTCCATCGGGGTG GGCTCCTTCTTGTGTGACTGGATCTTGCTAACGTTCATGAACAAAAACAAGGTCTACAGCCATAAGAAATTCGACAAG ccccacccacccaggaGGGCTGCACTCGGGACAAGGGCCAGAGGGAGGCCCGGCAGTTCTGTGCCCGCTGCCGTGCCCCATCTCTGCCCCACCTGA
- the P2RX2 gene encoding P2X purinoceptor 2 isoform X1, whose protein sequence is MATAQPKPLAGAAVARGCWSAFWDYETPKVIVVRNRRLGVLYRTVQLLILLYFVWYVFIVQKSYQDSETGPESSVITKVKGVTTSEHRVWDVEEYVKPPEGGSVFSIITRIEATPSQALGTCPESMRVPNAACYSDEDCVAGELDMLGHGLRTGRCIPYYQGTSKTCEVSGWCPVEDGASVSQFLGKMAPNFTILIKNSIHYPKFRFSKGNIADRKDGYLKHCSFDEALDPYCPIFKLGFVVEQAGENFTELAHKGGVIGVIINWDCDLDLAAAACNPKYSFRRLDPKHVPASSGYNFRFAKYYKTNGTTTRTLIKAYGIRIDVIVHGQAGKFSLIPTIINLATALTSIGVGSFLCDWILLTFMNKNKVYSHKKFDKMADTPGQSTGQSLPASQLPRLDSTPTDPKGLAQL, encoded by the exons ATGGCCACCGCGCAGCCCAAGCCCCTCGCGGGGGCGGCCGTGGCCCGGGGCTGCTGGTCCGCCTTCTGGGACTACGAGACGCCCAAGGTGATCGTGGTGAGGAACCGGCGCCTGGGCGTCCTGTACCGCACGGTGCAGCTGCTCATCTTGCTCTACTTCGTGTG GTACGTGTTCATCGTGCAGAAGAGCTACCAGGACAGCGAGACGGGCCCCGAGAGCTCCGTCATCACCAAGGTCAAGGGGGTCACCACGTCGGAGCACAGAGTGTGGGACGTGGAGGAATACGTGAAGCCCCCCGAG ggGGGCAGCGTGTTCAGCATCATCACCAGGATCGAGGCCACCCCTTCCCAGGCCCTGGGAACCTGCCCTGAG AGCATGAGGGTCCCCAACGCTGCCTGCTACTCGGATGAGGACTGCGTGGCTGGGGAACTGGACATGCTGGGGCACG GGCTGCGGACCGGGCGTTGCATACCCTACTACCAGGGGACCTCCAAGACCTGTGAGGTGTCGGGCTGGTGCCCCGTGGAGGACGGCGCCTCTGTCAG CCAATTTCTGGGTAAGATGGCCCCGAACTTCACCATCCTCATCAAGAACAGCATCCACTACCCCAAGTTCCGCTTCTCCAA GGGCAACATCGCAGACCGCAAGGACGGGTACCTGAAGCACTGCTCCTTCGACGAGGCCCTAGACCCCTACTGCCCCATCTTCAAGCTAGGCTTCGTGGTGGAGCAGGCTGGGGAGAACTTCACAGAGCTGGCACATAAG GGTGGTGTCATCGGTGTTATCATCAACTGGGACTGTGACTTGGACCTGGCTGCAGCCGCGTGCAACCCCAAGTACTCCTTCCGGAGGCTCGACCCCAAACACGTCCCCGCCTCGTCGGGCTACAACTTCAG GTTTGCCAAGTACTACAAGACAAATGGCACCACGACCCGCACGCTCATCAAAGCCTACGGCATCCGCATCGACGTCATCGTGCACGGGCAG GCCGGGAAGTTCAGCCTGATTCCCACCATCATTAATCTGGCCACAGCTCTGACCTCCATCGGGGTG GGCTCCTTCTTGTGTGACTGGATCTTGCTAACGTTCATGAACAAAAACAAGGTCTACAGCCATAAGAAATTCGACAAG ATGGCAGACACCCCTGGACAGAGCACAGGACaaagcctccctgcctcccagcttCCCCGCCTTGATTCCACGCCCACGGACCCCAAAGGTTTAGCCCAACTCTGA